Proteins from a genomic interval of Uloborus diversus isolate 005 chromosome 4, Udiv.v.3.1, whole genome shotgun sequence:
- the LOC129220471 gene encoding retinol dehydrogenase 13-like: MELWLLTIPVILLILLKVYLKMMAGVCKSDKSMEGKVVIITGANSGIGFQTALELAKRKAKVIMACRSVERAQKAAEKIIKSSGNRNVIVQQLDLSSLKSVREFASRIVSSEQRLDVLINNAGATPTPGLHLTEDKLELQFAINHFGHFLLTNLLLDLLKKSAPSRIIVVSSITHLWAKLDLDNLNCEKYVRDPYWIYCSTKLANLLFVRELAKRLDSTNVTVNALHPGGVRTRIARNARWFIKYIIVPIVYPFLKTAKSGAQTTIHLAVSDEVENISGEYFVDCEKYWTSRSAKDDEKARKLWELSEKLTGMSAKESAFPQIS, encoded by the coding sequence atggagTTGTGGCTTTTAACGATTCCTGTGATTTTGCTCATATTGCTGAAAGTATACCTGAAAATGATGGCCGGTGTCTGTAAAAGCGATAAATCAATGGAAGGAAAAGTGGTCATTATTACTGGTGCGAACTCTGGCATAGGATTCCAGACGGCTTTGGAACTAGCCAAACGAAAGGCTAAAGTCATTATGGCTTGTCGGAGTGTGGAACGTGCCCAAAAAGCTGCAGAAAAAATTATAAAGTCGTCTGGAAATCGAAATGTAATCGTTCAGCAGCTGGATTTGTCTTCTTTGAAATCGGTGAGAGAATTTGCCTCTAGAATCGTTTCTTCGGAACAACGACTGGACGTCTTGATAAACAACGCAGGAGCCACCCCCACACCTGGACTGCATCTGACAGAAGACAAACTGGAGCTTCAGTTCGCGATAAATCATTTCGGACATTTTCTTCTGACGAATCTTCTGTTAGACCTCCTGAAGAAATCCGCTCCTTCGAGAATCATCGTAGTGTCCTCCATCACTCACTTGTGGGCTAAACTGGATTTAGACAATCTAAACTGCGAGAAATATGTGAGAGATCCCTACTGGATTTACTGTAGTACGAAACTCGCAAATCTCCTGTTCGTGCGCGAGTTAGCAAAAAGACTAGACAGCACAAACGTCACGGTTAACGCTTTGCACCCTGGTGGAGTTAGGACCAGAATTGCAAGAAACGCCCGATGGTTCATTAAATACATCATTGTACCTATTGTCTATCCATTTCTTAAAACTGCCAAGAGTGGAGCCCAAACTACTATACATTTGGCTGTATCAGACGAGGtggaaaatatttcgggagaGTATTTTGTGGACTGTGAAAAGTACTGGACATCCCGTTCCGCGAAGGACGATGAAAAGGCAAGAAAATTGTGGGAACTATCAGAAAAGTTAACAGGTATGTCGGCAAAAGAGAGTGCTTTTCCACAGATTTCATAA